The Halovivax ruber XH-70 genome includes the window AGATAATGCCCTACTCAGGCCACGATACCAGTTATTGGAAGACTGTATTCGACTGGGACCGTTCCGCTGGTCAATCACTGGTTTCGAGTACATTTCCGCTCACTCACATCGCGGTGTCTGCCAGAACCGTACCTTCTTACTGAGAGCGTGCATCGATCCAGGTATGGACCGCGACGGGTTCGTCAAGACGGCCATACTGGCGTTCGGACTGGTCATCGCTAGTTTTTTCGTACGCGGATTCGGGCAACTGCTCGTCGGTCCCGACGTGGCCGATATCGCCCGGACACCGTTCTTGCTGGGAGGATTCTGTCTCGTTGTCTATCTGTTCGTTCGGGCGACGCTCGACTGGATCGGCCTCTGGTCGATCGACGACCCACAGTGAGCGCAGAGAGAAACCGTTTTTCCCGCCCTCGCCGAAGCACCGGCATGACCATCGACGTGCGGGAACTCGCCGATCTCGGGCCGACGGACCGGGCGGCACTGTTCGAACGGGACGCTGGAATCGACGCCGTCCGCGCTGACGTCAAGTCGATCGTCGATCGGGTCCGGGAGGAAGGCGACGTCGCCGTCCGCTCGTTCACCGAGGAGTTCGACGACATCACCGTCGGGAACATCGAGTGTACCGACCAGTGTGAACGCGCCTGGGAGTCGCTTCCAGCCGACGTCACAGACGCGATCCAGGAAGCGATCGAGAACGTCGAATCGTTTCACCGCGCGCAGGTACCGGCGGACTGGCGCGAGGCGTTCGACGACGGGCGCGAACTCGGCCGGCGGTTTCGACCGATCGATCGCGTCGGGGTCTACGTCCCCGGCGGCGCGGCCGCGTACCCCTCGAGCGCGATCATGGGCATCGTTCCGGCGGTCGTCGCCGGCGTCGATCACATCGCCGTCACGACGCCGCCCGCAGATGAACCGAACCCCGTCACGCTCGGGGCCATTTACGCGGCCGGTGCGGACGCGGTGTACAGCGTCGGTGGCGCACAGGGAATCGCCGCTCTCGCGTACGGAACGGAGTCCGTCGATCGGGTGCAGAAGGTCGTCGGGCCGGGCAATCGCTGGGTGACGGCGGCGAAAGCAGCCGTGCGCGGTGACGTGGAAATCGACCTTCTGGCGGGACCGAGCGAGGTGCTGGTGCTGGCCGATGAGACCGCTGACCCGGAACTGATCGCGAGTGAACTACTCGCCCAGGCCGAACACGACCCGAACGCGTCAGTCGTCGCGGTGACAGACGACGAAGAGACTGCAGCGGCCGTCACCGATGCCATCGACTCACAGCTCCCCGAGCGAAGCCGGTCCGACATCATCGAGGAAGCCCTCTCCAACGACGCCAGCGGGGTCCTGCTCGCCCGCTCGATGAGCGAGGCCATCCTCTTCGCCGAATCCTACGCCCCCGAGCACCTGGCCATCCTCGCGGCCGACGACGAGGCGATCCTCGACCGCATCGATAGCGCCGGGAGCGTCTTCCTCGGTCCGTACACGCCCGTGGCCGCGGGTGACTACGCCAGCGGCACGAACCACGTTCTGCCGACCAGCGGCGGGGCACGGGTGACCGGTGGCCTCTCGGTCGACACCTTTCTCAGGGCGACCACCGTCCAGCGACTGTCTCGAGACGGCCTGGACGACCTCTCGAAGACGATCACCACGCTCGCGGAGGCCGAGGGGCTCGAGGCACACGCCGAAAGTGTCCGTCGTCGAACCGACTGAGTCACCGGTCTGGTCTCGACCGACTCATTTTACTCTGCAACAGCGGTGAGCCCGTTGCATACCGTTTTTCGGGGCACTTTGACGACCACCCTCAGAGTGTATGGATTTGACACGCTGGCGAACCACCGGAGGCGTCACTGTTAACATCGTTGCCGCTGTACCCCCATCCATGAGTACCGAACCGGCCACGAGCGGGGAAGCCACGACCCGGATCGAGGTCACCGAGGAAGCGGCGTCGCAGGCGCTCGCACTGCTGGAAGACGAGGGCCTGGATACCGACATCGCGGGGCTTCGACTGTTCGTCCAGCAGGGTGGCTGTGCGGGGCTGTCCTACGGGATGCGGTTCGACGACGAACCGGACGAGGACGACACTGTCTACGAGCACCACGCCCTTCGCGTGTTCGTCGATCCGGCGAGCATGAAGTACATCGAAGGGAGCGTCCTCGACTACGAGGACGGATTACAGGCAGAAGGGTTCCACGTGGACAACCCGAACGTGGTCAGCGAGTGCGGTTGCGGCGAATCCTTCCGAACGTAGTTGGCCATCCTATTCTCCGTCGTTGGCAGTCCGCTTCTCCGTCGTTGACGGTCCTGTTCGCTATCGTTGGCAGTCCTATCCTCAATCGTACGGCCGGCGTCCTCACCCTTCGAGTTCGAACGCGACGGTGACTTCGGCCTGGTACTGCCGGTCGTCGACTGACGCGACTTCGACACCGAGCTCGTCGACTTCGACCCACTGGACGTTCTGCAACGTCGATTCGGCGCGATCGATCGCGTCGTCGGTCGCCGCCTCGAAGCTCTCGTCGCTCGTTCCGATCAGGGTAATCTTCTTGAAAACCATTGCGTCTCGGACTACCAGCACGAGCGACATAAATCCACACGACCGTTGTTAGTGCTCGAACCGACTGCGGAGCGCACTCACGACGTCCGACAGGTACACGCCGCCCCAGAGCGCGACGAGGAGGCCGCCGATCGAGTTGAAGACCAGATCGAGCATGGTGTCCTCGAGTCCGTACTGTGTGAGGACGGCCTCGATGCCGAATCGCTCGGCTGCCAGGGCGATCGTGAATTCGAGAACCTCCCAGAGTACGCCGAACGCGAGGACGAACAGGAGGATGAACACGGAGATGAACCTATCCGGGAAGTGGATGCCCTCGGCGTGTTCGTGGAGCGCCCGGACCGTCGCGTAGCCGACCGCGGCGACGACCGAGGCCGAGAGGGCGTGCGTGAGGTGGTCCCACCACCAGGTCTGACTGTAGAACGTCGCCGATCCGCCTGGTGGCCCGACCGTTCCGAGCGCGTGGAGGAAGACGGCCGAGGTGATCCACAACGTCAGGCGTGGATCCATGGGAATGTCGTAGTCCCGCCGCAGAATCGGCGGCAGTTGGGTGACGGCGATCGCAATTCCGGTGTTGATGAGAATGCCGACGTCACCGCGGTCGATACCGATGAAGAACATCCCAACGAGGGAGAGCTCCATCAGATAGGTGAGCTGGCGCTGTCGTCGCTGCGAGGTGAGCGCGTGGGGCAATTTACTCACGCCGATCACCTGCTAGACGGGACTCGTCCGCCGACCGGCCGTCGATGCGACCGAGTCGACGGAAGTACACCTCGAAGATCGCACCGGCGCCGAGTCCGGCACCGGTCGAGTAGACGAACTCCCACATCACCACGTCGTTATCGGCCGGAAACGGAACGCCGAGGAGACCCGCGAGCCACCACCGAAAGAGCGCCCAGAGCGCTGCGGCGGCCATCGTCGTGATCGCGACGAAGACGATCGCGAATCCGGTCGTCATCTCGACGCTGGTGAACGCCTGCAGTTCCACGGCCAGGACGAGCGCGACGGCTGCGACCGACAGATACGCGGTGAAGTGGCCAGTCGTTCGTGGACCCCCCAGTGCCAGTCCGAACATCGGCAACGCAGCCAGGAAGAGCACTTCCCAGGGAAGCATCACCCGCCAGGATCGAAAACTCACGGGCGGGATGACGGCGAGCACCAGCAACACGATGGCGAACGCGATCCAGAGCGGGCGGCCTGCCGCGAGGGCACCTCCCCCACCGACGCCGATCGCTCCAACGACGAGCCACGAGACGATCGCGTTCTCGCGTCCGTCAGCGAGCAACCGATCGAGGCCGATCTGAGACACGGACTGACCTCTCTCCCGTTCGCCTAAAAACGTATTCCTCGGCGGGTCGTCCGTTAGCCGACCAACAGGTACCCGAGCGTGTAGGTGACCAGGGCGGCGGAAATTCCGGCAACTGCGGTGAGGACCCCAGCGAGCACGTCGTCGAACGTCGGCGATTCGAGGTTTGTCGACATGGGTGGGGACAGGCGACGGCGAATGAAGCCGAGTCGTGACGAGCCGCTTTCGCCGTCCAGTCCCCGCGGCCACCACCCGAACGGTCCCGAACGCGATCCACCGAGGCCGAGCGAGAACGGGATCGTCCGTATCGTGCCGACGAGAACCCCGACGCCGAGGATGGAGAAGACGAAGTGATAGGAGACGTCGAGCGTGGGCGGGGTGAGGAAGAGGACCGAGACGCCGTAGAGTGCGCCGACGCTCCCTCGTACGTCGATGGCTTCGAATGGATCACGGTCCGTCAGGAAGAAGACGGTGAGTATGGCGAACACGATGGCACCGAGTTCGACTGCGAACGCGGACAGGAGGTGGAGCGTGGGGTCCGAAGAGACGATCACGCGTGCGTCGAAGAGCGTTCGATCGAGCGGGAACAGGAACGCGGGCGGATCACCGGTCAACAGGTCGCCCCACGGATGCGACCACAGCCCCCAGAGCGCGGCGATTCCGATCCAGGCAGGGGTGAGAGTCGTTTCACGCGTTGCGACGACGGTGACGAGCCCACCCGCGACGAGGAAGACTGTCAGAACCATCGCGGTGAGCGGGCCTGCAGCGACTGCGAGGACAACGAGGCCGCCACCGAGGACGACTGCCGCTCCGAGGGCGACTCGTCGGGACGTTCCGCTGATGGCGGCGGCGAGGAATCCGAACGCTGGCGCCGCGATCGTCGCGACGAGAAGCGAGTGGGTAATCGAGCGGTGTGTCGCCCGACTGGCGTCCCAGAACGCGGTCGGTGCCGAAACTGATCCCTCGGCGGTGACCCAATGGGCCAGTCCGACGAACGCGTACGCCACGTCGACGTCGGGAACGGCGGCGAACGCGCCGGCGACGATGCCGAACGCGAGCGCCGACCGGACGCTCCAGCCACGCCAGTCGGCGAACAGGGCGGCGACGGCGAACGCGAAGAGGGCGTGTCCAACGAACACTGGATGGGACGTACGTAGTCGAACGAGATAAGCGATTCGTGAATTGGTGGTAGGGTATGTCATACCTGCTTGTGGCCTCTCTCGTGCAGGTATTACTCGCGAGCAGAGTCCCTCGGGAGTACCCGTGGTCGGTGGTCCACTAGGAGTACTCGTGGTCGAGGTTCCAGCGGGAGTACCGGTGCCGACTCGCCGGGGTCGGTAGGCCTTTGGGCGTCCCCGCGGAGAATGTGCGCATGGATCACCACTCCGCTGGCGAGGTCACTGCGCCTGCCGTTTCCGAACTCGATCCGCCGAATCGAACGCTGATGGGCCCGGGTCCGAGCGACGTGCATCCGCGCGTCCGACGGGCCATGAGTACGCCACTCGTCGGCCACCTCGATCCGTCGTTCGTCGAGCTCATGGACGAGGTACAGGAACTCCTGCGGTACACTTTCCGCACGGAGAACGAGTGGACGATCCCCGTCTCAGGGACCGGTTCGGCCGCTATGGAGGCCGCTATCGGGAATCTGGTCGAACCCGGCGAGACGATGCTAGTGCCCACGAACGGCTACTTCGGCGGTCGGATGGCCGAGATGGCCAGACGGGCGGGCGGCGACGTCGTCGAGGTCGACGCGCCGTGGGGTGAACCGCTCGATCCGGCCGACGTCGAGTCGGCGCTGGCGGCACACGACCCCGACGTCTTCGGGTTCGTTCACGCGGAGACGAGCACTGGCGTGTTACAACCGGACGTGCCCGCACTCACCGACGCCGCGCACGACCACGACGCCCTCGTCGTCGCAGATACGGTCACCTCACTCGGGGGCGTCGAACTTCGGGTCGACGAGTGGGACATCGACGTCGCGTACGCCGGTCCGCAGAAGTGCCTCTCCTGCCCGCCGGGAGCGAGTCCGCTGACACTCTCCGACGAGGCGATGGAGAAGGTCCTCTCGCGTGAGGAGGCACCGCGATCGTGGTACCTCGATCTGTCGCTGCTCGAGGGGTACTGGGGCGACGAACGCGCCTACCACCACACGGCGCCGATCACCAACGTGTACGCGCTCCGCGAGGCACTTCGACTCGTCGCCGAAGAGGGGATCGAATCGCGCTGGCGGCGACACGAACGCCTGGCCGGGGCGCTGAAGGCTGGCGTCGTGGGGATGGGCCTCGAGATGAACGCCCCCGACGACTACTGGTTGCCGAGCCTGAACGCCGTTCGCGTCCCCGACGGCGTCGACGACGGGGAGATTTGCCAGACGGTTCTCGACGACTACGACCTCGAGATCGCCGGCGGTCTCGGCGACCTGGCCGGCGACATCTTCCGCATCGGCTGCATGGGTCACGCGGCGAGTCCAGCAAACGTCGTCCTCACGATCACGGCGCTCGGCGATGCTCTGGCCACCGCCGGCGCCGACGTCGATCCGGACGCTGGCATCGGGGCCGTGCGTGAGGCACTGCGATAGTCGGTCGCTTCCAGCCGTGTGACGACGGCAGGAGCGTTCACGATGCCGCTCACAGCTTTTCAATGGTTCACGAGCCCACAGTGGTCTCACTGAGAGGAGACATCACTCTTCATCACGCGCAGTCGATCTGCCCAGCAAACCTATGATCTGAAACCGAGGCTGTGAGCGACGAACCGGTGGAGGCGATCGAACCGTGGTCAGGTCAGGACGGGTGGTGCCCGTTCGACCTGATACTCGTCGCCGTCGGCCACGATGATCGCCCACTCGTAGGCCGGCTGCCGACGTTCGAGGCGCCGTTCGAGGGCGTCGACATCCGCTGGTTCGGCGACGAAACAGCGATACTCCGCTGTATCGCCGTCATCTACCGTCTGTGTCGTACTCACGTGGACGACCTTCCACGCACGTTCTGCACGAAACTCGGGTCCGTCCCCGTCGACGACGTACCCGAGGTCGGTGAAAATCGATCTGGCCTGTTCTGCGAGTGGCGTGGTACCAGAACCCATTCCGGTTGGTCGTACGGGCGCAAGTGTGATAAGCGTTTGCACGGTAACGAATCGCAGTGTAAATTGCCGTGTGCTCACTCGTGAGCGGCGTCCCACTCCGTCGGTTTGCGCTGATTACCACACTGATTGCACTGGATCCGTCCCATCGAGTCCATGGCCGTGTCCACTGAGTCACACGCACTACAGAACCAGCCGAATCTATCGTCGCCGGATCGGGTTTCGTAGACGACGAAGAACGGCCCCTTCGAGCCGCGGTCACCCTCCGATCGCGAGAGATACAGGGTACCGGCGAGCTCCGTATCGATCGGTTCCATGACCGGTCGAAGGTGTCCGGTGCGTAAAGTCGTGTCTTTCCATGTCGAATCCGTCGTGTTCGACAGGTGAAAGCGCCACGCAGTCGGCAGTTGCTGACGGTACTGAACGACCCCGACAACTGAAAGGTTTACCACGCACCGCGCCGTTTTTGTCGCTGATGACACTGATCGTGGCCCCGGTTCGTTACCCGCTCGACCATCGGTCGAAGGCCACACTCGCGCGAGCGATCCAGTTGATGGAGGACCGAGATGCCGATCTGACCGTCCTTCACGTCAATCTCTACCAGAACGGCCACCGCGTCACCCGTCGAGACCTGAAGGAGGCGGTCGAACGGGAGTTCGGTCGGGTCACCAACGGTCGATTCGTCGTTCGAACCGGGTTCCTGGTCGAAGAGAGCATTCTGGACGAAGTTGCTGCCGAAAACGCCGACGTCGTCGTCGTGGGTCGAGAGCAGTCGAGTCTGTGGCGTCGCCTCCTG containing:
- the hisD gene encoding histidinol dehydrogenase; the encoded protein is MTIDVRELADLGPTDRAALFERDAGIDAVRADVKSIVDRVREEGDVAVRSFTEEFDDITVGNIECTDQCERAWESLPADVTDAIQEAIENVESFHRAQVPADWREAFDDGRELGRRFRPIDRVGVYVPGGAAAYPSSAIMGIVPAVVAGVDHIAVTTPPADEPNPVTLGAIYAAGADAVYSVGGAQGIAALAYGTESVDRVQKVVGPGNRWVTAAKAAVRGDVEIDLLAGPSEVLVLADETADPELIASELLAQAEHDPNASVVAVTDDEETAAAVTDAIDSQLPERSRSDIIEEALSNDASGVLLARSMSEAILFAESYAPEHLAILAADDEAILDRIDSAGSVFLGPYTPVAAGDYASGTNHVLPTSGGARVTGGLSVDTFLRATTVQRLSRDGLDDLSKTITTLAEAEGLEAHAESVRRRTD
- a CDS encoding HesB/IscA family protein, giving the protein MSTEPATSGEATTRIEVTEEAASQALALLEDEGLDTDIAGLRLFVQQGGCAGLSYGMRFDDEPDEDDTVYEHHALRVFVDPASMKYIEGSVLDYEDGLQAEGFHVDNPNVVSECGCGESFRT
- a CDS encoding dodecin, with the protein product MVFKKITLIGTSDESFEAATDDAIDRAESTLQNVQWVEVDELGVEVASVDDRQYQAEVTVAFELEG
- a CDS encoding metal-dependent hydrolase, which produces MFVGHALFAFAVAALFADWRGWSVRSALAFGIVAGAFAAVPDVDVAYAFVGLAHWVTAEGSVSAPTAFWDASRATHRSITHSLLVATIAAPAFGFLAAAISGTSRRVALGAAVVLGGGLVVLAVAAGPLTAMVLTVFLVAGGLVTVVATRETTLTPAWIGIAALWGLWSHPWGDLLTGDPPAFLFPLDRTLFDARVIVSSDPTLHLLSAFAVELGAIVFAILTVFFLTDRDPFEAIDVRGSVGALYGVSVLFLTPPTLDVSYHFVFSILGVGVLVGTIRTIPFSLGLGGSRSGPFGWWPRGLDGESGSSRLGFIRRRLSPPMSTNLESPTFDDVLAGVLTAVAGISAALVTYTLGYLLVG
- a CDS encoding pyridoxal-phosphate-dependent aminotransferase family protein produces the protein MDHHSAGEVTAPAVSELDPPNRTLMGPGPSDVHPRVRRAMSTPLVGHLDPSFVELMDEVQELLRYTFRTENEWTIPVSGTGSAAMEAAIGNLVEPGETMLVPTNGYFGGRMAEMARRAGGDVVEVDAPWGEPLDPADVESALAAHDPDVFGFVHAETSTGVLQPDVPALTDAAHDHDALVVADTVTSLGGVELRVDEWDIDVAYAGPQKCLSCPPGASPLTLSDEAMEKVLSREEAPRSWYLDLSLLEGYWGDERAYHHTAPITNVYALREALRLVAEEGIESRWRRHERLAGALKAGVVGMGLEMNAPDDYWLPSLNAVRVPDGVDDGEICQTVLDDYDLEIAGGLGDLAGDIFRIGCMGHAASPANVVLTITALGDALATAGADVDPDAGIGAVREALR
- a CDS encoding DUF7116 family protein, coding for MGSGTTPLAEQARSIFTDLGYVVDGDGPEFRAERAWKVVHVSTTQTVDDGDTAEYRCFVAEPADVDALERRLERRQPAYEWAIIVADGDEYQVERAPPVLT
- a CDS encoding DUF5816 domain-containing protein — protein: MEPIDTELAGTLYLSRSEGDRGSKGPFFVVYETRSGDDRFGWFCSACDSVDTAMDSMGRIQCNQCGNQRKPTEWDAAHE
- a CDS encoding universal stress protein, with product MTLIVAPVRYPLDHRSKATLARAIQLMEDRDADLTVLHVNLYQNGHRVTRRDLKEAVEREFGRVTNGRFVVRTGFLVEESILDEVAAENADVVVVGREQSSLWRRLLRRLTSNPNIDEYLRRNLDCEIVTAEATPS